One Vicia villosa cultivar HV-30 ecotype Madison, WI linkage group LG5, Vvil1.0, whole genome shotgun sequence genomic window, aattacaaaccaactTCATCTACGAAAGAAAAAACAAAGGCTCCTTAATGAAGTCGTAGAAAGAAAAATTGGAGTATGTAATTTTCCCACAAAACATCCACTTTCAAACGAGCAACTTCATGTTCCAAACAATATCGTTTACGCTCCATTTGTCCTTCCGAAAGCAAACCCCATTGCTAAGAATCCATAGGGTCCAAGAGGTCGCAAGCAACACCACCCCCAACTTTCCCTCTTTCACTTTCTTTAGGCGAAAGAAACTATACCAATCTAGAAAATTTGCCATGCAATCATAAACATTAGTCTCCCCTTTATCCACCCATAAAGCCACTTCCACCCACACCTTTTTAACCACCGAACAACTAAAAAAGAAGTGTTTTATTGTCTCCTCACAATTGCCACACAAAACACAATTTAAACTATCTAAAGGTATTGACATACCTCTACACAACAAGAGATCTTTTGTGGGAAGTCTATTGTGGAAAAGTCTCCAATCGAAAGACTTTATTTTAAAAGGAACCTCCGTCTTCCATAGTAAGCCGAAAGCCTCATCACTTTTGTTACAAGGCCCAAATGGGATCCGATGACGcatataaaaatcataacaaGATGCCACCGAGAAAACCTTATCCGCGGCCGTTTTCCCAATCCACACCACCGAATCCCTCTCTTCCTTCCAACCACCGAATTCCTCCAAACGACCTTTCAAAGCACCATACATTACTCCAAAAACATCATCTTCCAACATGTCCTCTCTTATCTGTAAATCCCCCACATTCACCTTTCTTCCTTCCAACCTCCCATCGACGCCACCGAAACTTTCTTCAAACGAGACTTCTCAAAAATGTCTGGAAATTCCTCCTTAAGAGGTTTTCCATCCAACCATATAGattcccaaaaaggagtgttGAACCCATTGTGCACGGAGAATCTACAATTTTCAACAATCGGATCACAAGAAGAAAAGGAGCCTATTTTTACCATATCCTTCCACCAAAATGAACAAGATGGGGAACTTTGAAACCGCTTCCAACACCATAGATATTTGTAGATAAATCGTCATACCGAGCTTTTAGGATATTAAACCATAAAGCATTATTCCCTTCAAGAATTCTCCACCTCCACTTATTAAGGAGAGCCATATTAaacaagttaatatttttcacccCTAATCCCCCTAACTCATAAGGCAAATTAACATCActccacttcacccaatgaattCTCCTCTTGTAAATTTCTTCATCACTAATCtcggcatcttgtaaaaagacatgGTAAAAATGGCTAAAGAACTAAGCACGGATTTCAAAAGAGTGATTCTACCTCCCAAGTTCAAAAAGCGGTTT contains:
- the LOC131605312 gene encoding uncharacterized protein LOC131605312, with translation MLEDDVFGVMYGALKGRLEEFGGWKEERDSVVWIGKTAADKVFSVASCYDFYMRHRIPFGPCNKSDEAFGLLWKTEVPFKIKSFDWRLFHNRLPTKDLLLCRGMSIPLDSLNCVLCGNCEETIKHFFFSCSVVKKVWVEVALWVDKGETNVYDCMANFLDWYSFFRLKKVKEGKLGVVLLATSWTLWILSNGVCFRKDKWSVNDIVWNMKLLV